The Chanodichthys erythropterus isolate Z2021 chromosome 12, ASM2448905v1, whole genome shotgun sequence genome contains a region encoding:
- the rasd3 gene encoding RASD family member 3, translating into MSLLVREHRSVRFVFLGAAGVGKTALITRFLQDRFDSKYTRTVEELHALEYDTDGARVRIEILDTSGSYAFPAMRALCIRTGDAFALVYSADEPDSLDEVQRLREEILELKGEKFTGITVIENKADLGSRGRQATAEVMRTVEEDWGAGFVETSARTGENVNGVFRDLLQQMKLPSRVSPALRRRTQTVTRELTETRKKTQMKKNNSCILS; encoded by the coding sequence ATGTCTTTGTTGGTGCGGGAGCATCGGTCTGTGCGCTTTGTGTTTCTGGGCGCCGCCGGAGTCGGAAAAACTGCCCTGATCACCCGCTTCTTGCAGGATCGCTTCGATTCCAAATACACGCGCACGGTGGAAGAGCTTCACGCGCTCGAGTACGACACGGACGGCGCGAGGGTGCGCATTGAGATCTTGGACACGAGCGGCAGTTATGCCTTCCCAGCGATGCGCGCTCTGTGCATCCGAACCGGGGACGCGTTTGCGCTTGTATACTCCGCCGACGAGCCAGACTCCCTGGATGAGGTGCAGCGACTCCGTGAGGAGATTCTGGAGTTGAAAGGGGAGAAGTTTACGGGCATCACGGTGATAGAGAACAAAGCGGACCTGGGCAGTCGGGGTCGCCAGGCTACTGCTGAGGTGATGCGCACGGTAGAGGAGGACTGGGGCGCGGGCTTCGTGGAGACGTCCGCGCGCACCGGCGAGAATGTCAACGGTGTGTTTCGGGACTTGCTTCAACAGATGAAGTTACCGAGCCGCGTGAGCCCGGCACTGCGCAGACGGACGCAGACAGTGACCAGAGAGCTTACAGAGACACGGAAAAAAACTCAAATGAAGAAGAACAACAGCTGTATCTTGTCTTAA
- the plk1 gene encoding serine/threonine-protein kinase PLK1 translates to MSAGIAKTAKPPAHVDPKSAPLKEIPDILVDPRTMKRYMRGRFLGKGGFAKCYEITDMDTKEVFAGKVVPKSMLLKPHQKEKMSTEISIHKSLDNPHVVGFHGFFEDDDFVYVVLEICRRRSLLELHKRRKAVTEPEARYFMRQTIQGCQYLHNNRVIHRDLKLGNLFLNDDMDVKIGDFGLATKIEFDGERKKTLCGTPNYIAPEVLCKKGHSFEVDVWSLGCILYTLLVGKPPFETSCLKETYIRIKKNEYSVPRHINPVAAALIRRMLHADPTLRPSVAELLADEFFTSGYAPLRLPTSCLTVPPRFSIAPSSLDPALLRKPLSSLNKGTDSPIEKMGKMEQPQREDLQQRDGSEQTDSNLSDMLQQLVSVNNARPSERDFIRQEEAEDPACIPIFWISKWVDYSDKYGLGYQLCDNSVGVLFNDSTRLIMYADGDSLQYIDRNSAESYLSVRSYPSALSKKITLLKYFRNYMSEHLLKAGANITPRDGDELTRLPYLRHWFRTKSAIVLHLSNGTVQINFFQDHTKLILCPLMGAVTYINEKREFCTYKISLIEEFGCCKELASRLRYARNMVEKLMASRNTAAAATSAR, encoded by the exons ATGAGTGCTGGAATTGCGAAGACGGCGAAGCCACCGGCTCACGTCGATCCCAAATCTGCTCCTCTGAAAGAGATCCCTGATATTCTGGTGGATCCCAGAACCATGAAGAGATACATGCGAGGTCGCTTTTTGGGAAAGGGAGGATTTGCGAAATGCTACGAAATCACAGATATGGACACAAAGGAGGTTTTCGCAGGGAAAGTGGTGCCGAAGTCGATGCTGCTGAAACCGCATCAGAAAGAGAAAATGAGCACCGAAATCTCCATTCACAAAAGTCTCGATAACCCGCACGTCGTGGGATTTCACGGTTTTTTTGAGGATGATGACTTCGTTTACGTGGTGTTGGAGATCTGTCGGAGAAGG TCTCTCCTTGAATTGCACAAGCGGAGGAAGGCAGTTACGGAGCCTGAGGCCAGATACTTCATGCGCCAGACTATTCAGGGTTGTCAGTACTTGCACAACAACCGGGTCATCCATCGGGATCTCAAACTAGGAAATCTGTTTCTCAATGATGACATGGATGTGAAGATCG GTGACTTTGGTTTGGCCACTAAGATCGAATTTGATGGCGAGAGGAAGAAGACCCTGTGTGGCACTCCAAACTACATCGCCCCAGAGGTGCTCTGCAAGAAAGGCCACAGCTTTGAAGTAGATGTATGGTCACTGGGATGCATTCT ATACACTTTGCTGGTTGGAAAGCCACCATTTGAGACATCCTGTCTGAAGGAGACCTACATCAGAATCAAGAAGAATGAGTACAGTGTTCCTAGA CATATTAACCCAGTTGCTGCTGCTCTGATTCGCCGGATGCTCCACGCTGACCCTACGCTCAGACCTTCTGTGGCTGAGCTGCTGGCCGATGAGTTTTTCACCTCCGGTTACGCGCCTCTGCGGCTGCCCACTTCCTGTCTCACTGTTCCTCCCAGGTTCTCCATCGCCCCCTCCAGTCTGGATCCTGCCCTCCTTCGCAAACCCCTCTCATCACTTAATAAAG GAACAGACAGTCCTATTGAGAAAATGGGGAAAATGGAGCAGCCACAGAGGGAAGATCTTCAGCAAAG GGATGGATCTGAACAAACTGACTCCAACCTAAGTGACATGCTGCAGCAGCTGGTCAGTGTCAACAACGCCAGGCCTTCTGAAAGAGACTTTATTAGACAAG AGGAAGCAGAGGACCCTGCTTGTATTCCCATCTTCTGGATTAGTAAATGGGTCGACTACTCTGACAAATATGGACTTG GTTACCAGCTGTGTGATAACAGCGTAGGTGTTCTGTTCAATGATTCCACACGTTTGATCATGTACGCTGATGGAGACAGTCTGCAGTACATCGACCGCAACTCTGCAGAATCCTACCTCAGTGTTCGCTCCTACCCCTCTGCACTCTCCAAAAAG ataACACTCCTCAAATACTTCAGAAATTACATGAGCGAGCACTTGCTGAAGGCCGGGGCGAACATAACACCTCGCGATGGGGATGAACTGACCCGGTTGCCTTACCTTCGTCATTGGTTCCGCACAAAAAGTGCTATCGTGCTACACCTGAGCAACGGAACTGTGCAAATCAACTTCTTCCAG GACCACACTAAGCTTATTTTGTGTCCTCTGATGGGAGCAGTGACGTACATCAACGAGAAGCGAGAATTCTGCACCTATAAGATTAGCTTAATCGAGGAGTTCGGCTGCTGCAAAGAGTTGGCCAGCCGTTTGCGCTACGCTCGCAACATGGTGGAGAAGCTCATGGCCAGCAGAAACACGGCGGCAGCCGCTACTTCCGCCCGCTAA
- the ern2 gene encoding serine/threonine-protein kinase/endoribonuclease IRE1 yields MMDWRQMLLLPLLLGLAGIVSQCEGGSSVSLPESLLFVSTLDGSLHAISKQTGDIKWTLKEDPIIQVPTYFQEPGFLPDPNDGSLYVLGGKRKEGLMKLPFTIPELVQSSPCRSSDGVLYTGKKQDTWFVVDPQTGEKQTSLSTSSSDSICPSAPLLYIGRTEYMITMYDTKTQELRWNATYNDYSAPLYDDKKYEYKMSHFASSGDGLVVTVDRDSGEVLWMQKFDSPVAGFYLWSQDSLRRAPHMTVATETLRYLTFTAENTQSHTMKWAYQFTKESHSTKTQLVPTLYVGKTDSHLYASTSLVHQGVAIVPKGLTLARIEGPITAGVTMGNGRPECEITPSTDVKYPPGSSTSLQNQWLLIGHHEVPPVAHTTMLRDFPENLQRSGDVIPPRGSGSSFRSASHPLPPVTKTSSSPVLPDSLTSDPMTVLVVTLLLGAWIAFLLTHKRPVKISQRTEEPVDSNLLPGLTNQSAPTEPNTPHSTSSYSNNSNSEKTSSVASNQTKPFSSKDSAPITTASQSQNEHPDVVEVGKISFSPAEVLGHGTEGTFVFRGHFDGRRVAVKRILPECVEFAEREVQLLRESDEHPNVIRYFCTERDRQFTYIAIELCAATLQQYVEDPSCPYSSLNPVSLLDQTMCGLSHLHSLNIVHRDLKPRNILLSLPGALGRVRAVISDFGLCKKLPDGRHSFSLRSGIPGTEGWIAPELLINAQKGNPTSAVDIFSAGCVFYYVTSKGQHPFGDTLRRQANILSGVYNLDHFMEDIHEDVIGRDLIEQMISAEPESRPSAASILKHPFFWSPEKQLQFFQDVSDRIEKEPADSTIVARLENSGRFVVRTNWRMHISAPLQADLRKFRTYKGNSVRDLLRAMRNKKHHYHELPSEVQIALGEVPDGFVAYFTSRFPRLLLHTHSALSICAPERLFHPYYHH; encoded by the exons ATCCCATCATACAGGTTCCTACATATTTCCAAGA GCCAGGCTTTTTACCGGATCCCAATGATGGCAGTCTGTATGTTCTAGGAGGCAAGCGCAAAGAGGGTCTGATG AAACTGCCGTTCACTATTCCAGAATTGGTCCAGTCTTCTCCCTGCAGGAGCTCTGATGGAGTGCTCTACACGG GTAAAAAACAGGACACATGGTTTGTGGTTGATCCTCAGACAGGTGAAAAACAGACAAGTCTGAGCACCTCCTCCTCAGACTCCATATGCCCATCTGCTCCTCTGCTGTACATTGGTCGCACAG AATATATGATCACCATGTATGACACGAAGACTCAGGAACTCCGCTGGAATGCCACCTATAACGACTACTCGGCTCCTCTCTATGATGACAAGAAATATGAATACA AGATGTCACACTTTGCATCGAGTGGGGACGGTCTGGTGGTTACGGTGGATCGGGACTCTGGTGAGGTCTTGTGGATGCAGAAGTTTGATTCTCCAGTGGCAGGATTCTACTTATGGAGTCAGGACAGTCTGCGGCGAGCTCCTCACATGACAGTTGCAACAGAAACCCTGCGTTACCTGACCTTCACTGCCGAAAACACACAGTCCCACACCATGAAGTGGGCCTATCAGTTCACAAAAGAGAGCCACAGCACTAAGACTCAGCTAGT TCCTACTCTCTATGTTGGCAAGACGGACTCTCATCTGTATGCTTCTACCTCCCTTGTGCATCAAGGTGTTGCAATAGTG CCAAAAGGTCTCACTCTTGCGCGCATTGAGGGGCCAATCACAGCTGGCGTCACAATGGGTAATGGGCGGCCCGAGTGTGAGATCACGCCCAGCACTGATGTGAAATATCCACCAGGAAGCAGCACCTCCCTGCAGAATCAGTGGCTGCTGATTG gtcaCCATGAAGTCCCTCCTGTGGCTCACACCACCATGTTGAGAGATTTCCCAGAGAACCTGCAGCGCTCTGGTGATGTCATCCCACCTCGAGGTTCTGGTTCTTCTTTCCGCTCTGCCTCTCACCCA TTGCCGCCAGTAACAAAGACCAGCTCTTCCCCCGTGTTGCCAGACTCCTTGACCTCTGACCCTATGACCGTGCTGGTGGTGACACTGCTGCTGGGAGCATGGATTGCCTTCCTGCTAACACACAAAAGG CCTGTCAAAATATCCCAGAGAACCGAAGAGCCAGTAGACTCCAACCTTCTGCCCgggctgaccaatcagagcgctCCCACAGAACCCAACACTCCACACTCAACATCATCTTACAGCAACAACAGCAATTCAGAGAAGACTAGTTCTGTTGCATCCAATCAAACAAAGCCATTCTCAAGCAAAGACTCCGCCCCAATAACGACAGCCAGCCAATCACAGA ATGAACATCCTGACGTTGTGGAAGTTGGTAAAATCTCTTTCAGTCCTGCTGAGGTGTTGGGCCATGGGACGGAGGGAACCTTTGTGTTCCG GGGTCATTTTGACGGTCGGCGTGTGGCGGTGAAGCGTATCCTTCCAGAGTGTGTAGAGTTTGCAGAGCGAGAGGTTCAGCTCCTCCGCGAATCAGACGAGCATCCCAACGTCATCCGTTACTTCTGCACAGAGCGGGACAGACAGTTCACTTACATTGCCATAGAGCTGTGTGCCGCCACACTCCAGCAG TATGTGGAGGACCCAAGCTGTCCTTACTCAAGCCTGAACCCAGTGTCCCTGCTGGACCAGACAATGTGTGGCCTCAGTCACCTTCACTCCCTCAACATAG TTCACAGGGATTTAAAGCCACGGAATATTTTGCTCTCACTCCCGGGGGCACTGGGTCGAGTCCGGGCAGTGATCTCAGATTTCGGCTTGTGTAAGAAGCTTCCAGATGGTCGCCATAGTTTCAGCCTACGCTCTGGGATACCAGGAACCGAAGGCTGGATTGCCCCTGAATTACTCATAAATGCACAGAAAGGGAACCCT ACGAGTGCAGTGGATATATTTTCTGCAGGATGTGTGTTTTACTATGTGACGTCCAAAGGACAGCATCCATTTGGTGACACTCTGCGGCGTCAAGCTAATATCCTCTCTGGAGTCTATAACCTCGACCACTTTATGGAGGATATACATG AGGACGTGATTGGCAGAGATCTGATTGAGCAGATGATCAGTGCAGAGCCAGAGTCCCGTCCTTCAGCAGCGTCTATCCTCAAACATCCCTTCTTCTGGAGTCCAGAGAAACAACTGCAGTTCTTTCag GATGTCAGTGACAGAATAGAGAAGGAGCCAGCTGATAGCACTATAGTGGCCCGTCTGGAGAACTCAGGCAGGTTTGTCGTAAGAACCAACTGGAGGATGCACATATCAGCACCACTGCAGGCTG ATCTTAGAAAATTTCGTACATATAAAGGAAACTCTGTGAGAGACCTACTTAGAGCAATGAGAAATAAA AAACATCATTACCATGAACTCCCATCAGAGGTTCAGATAGCTCTCGGTGAAGTCCCTGATGGCTTTGTGGCATATTTTACCTCCCGTTTCCCCCGGTTACTGCTTCACACACATTCAGCGCTTAGCATCTGTGCCCCTGAGAGACTGTTTCATCCATACTACCACCACTAA